The Corynebacterium minutissimum genome includes the window CCAACGCGCGGGATGATGGGGTTAGTCACTGGGCACCTCAAAAATGGTCGGTTCGGCCTCATCTGTCACAGCCCTGGCGAGGACGAGGTCAATGGGAGTGGTGATTTTAAAAGCGAAGGTATCACCCTGCACGGTCTCCACGCGCGCGCCGTGCCATTCCATCAGGCTGGCATCATCCGTGGCGGTGAAATCCGGGTCCTGCTCCCAATAATCCATATTGGCCTGACGCAACGCGGCCAAGTTGAAGCCCTGCGGCGTCTGCACTGCGCGCAGACGGGAGCGGTCCGGGGTGGACAGGACAGTCTCCCCCTCGACTTCTTTAATGGTGTCTGCCACGGGCACAACTGGGATAACGGCGACGGCCCCATCGAGCACGCGCTTGGCGACGCGCGCGATCATCCCCGGAGGCGTCAAAGCCCGGGCCGCATCGTGGATGAGCACCACGGCGTCCTCTTCTGGGATGGCCTGCAAGCCTGCCCACACGGAATCGGCGCGCTCGCCGCCGCCGTGGACAAGACGGAGAGGAATGTCAGCCTCGACGCGAGCTAGGATGCGCTCCGCGTAGCTTTCCATGGTGGGGCTGACGAGCACGATGACCTCATCGACGATGCCGGAGGTAACCATCGCTTGGACGGAGCGCTCCAGAAGAGTGCGCCCGCGCAGCTCGACATAAGCTTTAGGCACCGCGGCGCCGAGGCGCGTGCCCTTACCCGCAGCCGCAACGAGCGCGATGACGCGAGGTTTAGTCTTCGTCATCGAAGGAGAGATCATCAAGATCGATGTCGCTATCAACGTCGGTAGTGATGGACTTATCGTCCACCAAACCTGCGGCACGATGGCGCTCGATGGTGGCGTCGATTTCCTCCATCATGGTGTCGGCCTTCTTTTCATCGACCGGCTTAGCCAGGGAGAGCTCACCAACGAGAATCTGGCGCGCCTTGGCCAGCATGCGCTTCTCACCAGCAGACAGGCCACGGTCCTGGTCGCGGCGCCACAGGTCACGAACGACTTCAGCAACCTTGTTGATGTCGCCGGAGGCGAGGCGCTCCTGGTTGGCCTTGTAACGGCGGGACCAGTTGCCGGCTTCTTCGACGTCTACCTCACGCAGAACCGAGAAGACCTTTTCCAGACCTTCCTTGCCCACGACGTCACGGACGCCAACCATTTCGACGTTCTTGGAGGGCACACGGACAACCAGGTCGGACTGGTTGATGTGGAGGACGAGGTACTCGAGGGTCTCGCCACCCATCTCGCGCGTTTCAATCGCCGTGATTTTGGCGGCGCCGTGGTGCGGGTAGACGACGACCTCTCCGACCTTAAATTCCATTGCCACTCCTTGTGAAGCCTTTGAAGACGATGCTCATCGAGGACGCTCGCTTAGCTCTCGATGGGCCGCATATACAGGGAATCGATTCTAGCACGCAGGATTTCACCCCCGCCCGCTGAGGCATCGCGGGGAGGCTATACACCACGACGCGTACGCGGTGAAGCACGGCTACCCCCGGTTTACCCAAGGGGTTTGCGGAAACTGTGTGCTTTTCGTGGAGAGGGACTAGGCTAAAGCGTTGATAAGCTTTGTGATCGCAATTCAATGGAGGACACTCACAGTGCAGTCCCTGAAGTCCGCCGCTCGCTGCGGTGCCATCATGTCAGTTACCGCCCTTTCCGCGCTGGCGCTGGCGTCCTGCTCGGCTGGTCATGTTGCGCAGACCGCAGAGAAGGTTGCAGCTGTCGATGGCGCAACCGCCAGCACCGAAGATGGCAAGGTGGCCGTACGTGACGTCACCATTCAGGTTGAGCCGGACTCCGGTGAAACCTCTCTGAAGTTCATCGCCGTGAACCAGGGCTACAAGGTCGATGAGGTCACCTTGGAATCCGTCAGCGTTGACGGCCAGGATGTCGTCATCGAGGGCGCTACCCCGATTGCCCGCGATCAGGCACTGTACGGCGATTCCGCAACCAACCTGGAGAACCTTCCGAAGGATGAGAAGGACAACAACGTCACCTACGTGACCACTTCCCTGGAGAACGATGGCTTCGCCTTTGGCGGCTCCCGCCCGGTGACCTTCACCTTCAACACCGGCACCATTGAGGTCGACGCCACCGTGTCCGCCTCCCCGCTGGAGGCCGGTAAGTTTGACCGCGACCCGGAGTCCGAAGAGGGCTACACCGAGGCTAAGTAAAGCTTCCCCCACGAGGCTTCACGCCGCCCTAGCTGCACACTTCACACCGCCCTGGTTGGCACAGCGTGCAGCTAGGGCGGTTTCGCATTGCTGGACCTTCTCCCTCCTAAAACGCACTAACGCCGCCGCACACAGAAAGTGCACGGCGGCGACAGAGTGGTGAGTTCTACAGGCTCTTAGCGCACAGAGGAGCTAGCGAGGATTGCCTGGGCCCAGCCAAGGGTGGACAGGGTGGCCGGAACCAGCAGGAGGTTCGGCGCCTGCGGGCCACCGTACCGAATCATGGTGTCCATGACCTGGTTCAGCGGCTCCGGGTAGGAAGCAGCGGAAGCGGCCGGGGTGCCAGCCACAGCGACGGCGGATGCAGCAGCGATTGCAACGAGGGAACGACGGATCTTCTTCATTGTGTCTCCTTGAATGATTCTTTGAGGGGGATAGTTACGGGGTTATTACAGAACGTTCAAAATGAAGCCCAAGGAGGACAGGGCTGCCGGTACGAGGATGACGTTCTGAGCATCATAGCCAGCAACGTTGGTAATCTGCGTCAGGACATCTGCGAGCGGCTGCGGTGCCTGAGCGGCGGAGGCAGCAGGGGTACCAGCCAGGGCGATAGCAACAGCAGCACCGGCGGCGACGAGGGTACGACGGATCTTCATAAAATCACCTTTGGGGTTGTGAGAGTTGTGCATGGGGGGACGGTTTCACGCATCACTTATTAAAGTTTTGCCCGTAACCTGACTAACACTGTAGGGCCTTAGTGATGATGATGCCTAGGTTCGTGGGGAATATTTCCATATGGGGGTAATAAAGATTTCTTGATGATGAGTAAACAGAATCCTCGATGTCCGGGCCGCTTACTACAGTAAGAGGCATGGCTAAAAAGGTTCGTCCCGTTCACACGTGCACCGAGTGTGGCTTCGTCTCCCCCAAGTGGTTGGGCCGCTGCCCTGAGTGCGGGTCGTGGGGAACGCTGCAGGAAACTGCTGCCGCGCAGGAAAGCAGTGCCGCGCAGGCAGCGATGAGTGGACGTCGGCCGACGGGCCTCACGCCAACGAGCCCGGCTGTCCCCATCACCAAGGTGGGGGCGGCACAGACCAAGGCGCTTAACACCGGGATTGGGGAGCTCGATCGCGTCCTTGGGCGCGGTATCGTGCCCGGCTCCGTTGTGCTTATGGCAGGCGAGCCGGGGGTAGGTAAATCCACGCTGCTACTCGAGGTCGCTTCGCGCTGGGCACAACTAGGCCGCACGGCGTTGTACGCCACTGCGGAGGAATCAGCTGGACAGGTCCGCGCCCGCGCTGAGCGCACCGGTGCATTGCACGAGACACTCTATCTGGCTGCCGAGTCGAATTTGGATGTTGTCTTCGGACACGTCAAACAGCTCAAGCCCAGTCTCATCATTGTGGACTCAGTGCAGACCATGCATGCAGCGGGCGTTGAAGGTGTAG containing:
- the ispD gene encoding 2-C-methyl-D-erythritol 4-phosphate cytidylyltransferase, with the translated sequence MISPSMTKTKPRVIALVAAAGKGTRLGAAVPKAYVELRGRTLLERSVQAMVTSGIVDEVIVLVSPTMESYAERILARVEADIPLRLVHGGGERADSVWAGLQAIPEEDAVVLIHDAARALTPPGMIARVAKRVLDGAVAVIPVVPVADTIKEVEGETVLSTPDRSRLRAVQTPQGFNLAALRQANMDYWEQDPDFTATDDASLMEWHGARVETVQGDTFAFKITTPIDLVLARAVTDEAEPTIFEVPSD
- a CDS encoding CarD family transcriptional regulator: MEFKVGEVVVYPHHGAAKITAIETREMGGETLEYLVLHINQSDLVVRVPSKNVEMVGVRDVVGKEGLEKVFSVLREVDVEEAGNWSRRYKANQERLASGDINKVAEVVRDLWRRDQDRGLSAGEKRMLAKARQILVGELSLAKPVDEKKADTMMEEIDATIERHRAAGLVDDKSITTDVDSDIDLDDLSFDDED